A stretch of the Bradyrhizobium sp. CCBAU 53351 genome encodes the following:
- a CDS encoding amino acid ABC transporter permease: MTTEARKPPPQIALKIRRLLGGKAGWNGIAVQFAFAAILGWIGYEIVSNARANLENQHIAAGFGFLRNNAGFDVNQTLISYTGSDTFLRVFVVGLLNTLIVSVVGIFFATLIGFIVALCRLSPNWLLSRVGEIYVEIIRNLPLLFQILFWYLAVLAALPNPRQSISLFGIAFVSNRGLVVPSPIGERGLEPFLAVLALGIVASLALRFYARRALFQEGRMIRIWPYVLGLLVGLPLATMLVSGLPFTFELPQLKGFNFAGGSRIIPEFVALTLALSTYTAAFIAEIVRAGILSVHKGQMEAGSSLGLSRGTTLRLIVVPQAMRVIVPPLTNQYLNLTKNSSLAVAIGYPDLVSVFAGTSLSQTGQAIEIIAMTMGIYLLISLLTSAIMSVYGWRVSRSLGA, encoded by the coding sequence ATGACCACCGAGGCCCGAAAACCGCCGCCCCAGATCGCGCTGAAGATCAGGCGCCTTCTGGGCGGCAAGGCAGGCTGGAACGGCATCGCCGTCCAGTTTGCCTTTGCGGCGATCCTGGGCTGGATCGGCTATGAGATCGTCTCCAACGCCCGCGCCAACCTCGAAAACCAGCACATTGCCGCCGGTTTCGGCTTCTTGCGCAACAATGCCGGCTTCGACGTCAACCAGACCCTGATCTCCTATACCGGCTCGGACACGTTCCTGCGCGTGTTCGTGGTCGGACTTTTGAACACGCTCATCGTCTCGGTGGTGGGTATTTTCTTCGCCACCTTGATCGGCTTCATCGTCGCGCTGTGCCGGCTCTCGCCGAACTGGCTGCTGTCGCGCGTCGGCGAGATCTATGTCGAGATCATCCGCAACCTGCCGCTGCTGTTCCAGATCCTGTTCTGGTACCTCGCGGTGCTCGCGGCCCTGCCCAATCCGCGGCAGAGCATCTCGCTGTTCGGCATTGCCTTTGTCAGCAATCGTGGCCTCGTCGTCCCCAGCCCGATCGGTGAGAGGGGCCTCGAGCCGTTCCTGGCGGTGCTGGCGCTCGGCATCGTCGCGTCCTTGGCCTTGCGCTTCTATGCCCGGCGCGCCTTATTCCAGGAAGGGCGGATGATCCGCATCTGGCCCTATGTGCTGGGTCTGCTGGTCGGTTTGCCGCTTGCCACCATGCTGGTGTCGGGTTTGCCGTTCACGTTCGAGCTGCCGCAGCTGAAGGGCTTCAATTTCGCCGGCGGCTCGCGCATCATTCCGGAGTTCGTGGCGCTGACGCTGGCGCTGTCGACCTATACCGCCGCCTTCATCGCCGAGATCGTGCGCGCCGGCATCCTGTCGGTCCACAAGGGGCAGATGGAGGCGGGATCGTCTCTGGGCCTCAGCCGCGGCACCACGCTCCGGCTGATCGTCGTACCGCAGGCCATGCGCGTGATCGTGCCGCCGCTGACCAACCAGTACCTCAATCTCACCAAGAACTCGTCGCTGGCGGTCGCGATCGGCTATCCTGACCTCGTCTCCGTGTTCGCCGGCACATCGCTGAGCCAGACCGGGCAGGCGATCGAGATCATCGCCATGACGATGGGCATCTATCTGCTGATCTCGCTGCTCACCAGCGCGATCATGAGCGTCTACGGTTGGCGCGTCAGCCGGAGTTTGGGCGCATGA
- a CDS encoding glycosyltransferase family 41 protein, with the protein MQNSGGGNRAFQNARLQKKLMKQADAIIAAAANAYGQGRYAETEALCREILKALPDHVDAIHLLGMCAHDGRRLEEAKELLERVIALDPRLHDAHNNLATVHFDLGNYEEARRCQEKAIALKPNFVVALTNLGNTLMHMGQYEQALETHERAIKLKPDYADALCNRGMVEIVLGQVMRAKESFDRALLFQPRHAEAIVGSGMVSMELRHYDEAAAKFATALAIKPGAPRILAQRGRLSYELQRLEPALADFEAALAISPKLELALRGKAQTCLVMGKTAQAMAAATTLIERNPRSEMGMALMGFAYSNQGDMDAAIEYLDRALALRPDYGDAIRGKIFLEDYRAEADFVVQQAVRKSWWDQIGSKVARRQLPKRPLDPDKQITVGYVAAEFRQHSAGLTLLPVLRHHDHARFKIICYYSWPGADEYTAKFKSLADVWVDVWGLSDDELADRIQADNVDILIDVSGHTTGNRLQCFARKPAPIQATGFGHATGTGMPTMDYVLADPIFIPPSARHLFPEKIHDLPCLITMEPVTNLQPSELPMLRNGYVTFGVFNRIYKISDDAIRVWSRIMREVPGSKIILKHGLLDDPLLRDSLVARFIAQGIAEESITCLGTTSRDDHLMAFDKIDISLDTFPQNGGISTWESLYKGVPVVAKLGIGASSRAGASIVAAVGLGDWVAEDDDGYVEIARRFASQPEHLAKLRAGLPAQIAASPAGNVEIYTRELEAGYRKFWRDYCAAASESGDAA; encoded by the coding sequence TTGCAGAACAGCGGCGGCGGCAATCGCGCGTTCCAGAATGCGCGATTGCAGAAGAAATTGATGAAGCAGGCCGACGCCATCATCGCCGCTGCGGCGAACGCCTATGGCCAGGGGCGATATGCCGAGACCGAGGCGCTGTGCCGTGAGATTCTGAAAGCCCTTCCGGATCACGTCGATGCCATCCACCTGCTCGGCATGTGCGCCCATGACGGCCGGCGCCTCGAGGAGGCGAAGGAGCTGCTGGAGCGCGTGATTGCGCTCGATCCGCGCCTGCACGATGCCCACAACAACCTCGCGACCGTGCACTTCGATCTCGGCAATTACGAGGAGGCGCGGCGCTGCCAGGAGAAGGCGATCGCGCTGAAGCCGAATTTCGTGGTCGCGCTGACCAATCTCGGCAACACGCTGATGCATATGGGGCAGTACGAGCAGGCGCTCGAGACGCACGAGCGCGCCATCAAGCTGAAGCCGGATTATGCCGATGCGCTCTGCAACCGTGGCATGGTCGAGATCGTGCTCGGGCAGGTCATGCGCGCCAAGGAGAGTTTCGATCGCGCCTTGCTGTTTCAGCCGCGTCACGCTGAGGCCATCGTCGGCAGCGGCATGGTCAGCATGGAACTCCGGCACTACGATGAGGCCGCCGCCAAGTTTGCCACGGCGCTTGCGATCAAGCCGGGCGCGCCTCGGATCCTGGCCCAACGCGGGCGGCTCAGTTACGAGCTGCAGCGCCTGGAGCCCGCGCTTGCGGATTTCGAGGCGGCGCTCGCGATCTCGCCCAAGCTCGAGCTGGCGCTCCGGGGCAAGGCCCAGACCTGCCTCGTGATGGGAAAGACCGCGCAGGCGATGGCGGCCGCGACGACCCTGATCGAGCGAAATCCGCGCTCCGAAATGGGAATGGCGCTGATGGGCTTCGCTTATTCGAACCAGGGCGACATGGACGCCGCGATCGAATATCTCGATCGCGCGCTGGCGCTCCGACCGGACTATGGAGATGCGATCAGAGGCAAGATCTTCCTGGAGGACTACCGCGCCGAGGCCGATTTCGTGGTCCAGCAGGCGGTGCGAAAATCCTGGTGGGATCAGATCGGATCCAAGGTGGCGCGACGGCAGTTGCCGAAGCGGCCGCTCGATCCAGACAAGCAGATTACCGTCGGCTATGTCGCGGCCGAATTCCGGCAACACTCGGCGGGACTCACCCTGCTGCCAGTGCTGCGCCATCATGATCACGCCAGGTTCAAGATCATCTGCTATTACTCATGGCCGGGAGCGGACGAGTACACCGCCAAGTTCAAATCATTGGCTGACGTCTGGGTCGATGTCTGGGGACTTTCGGACGACGAGCTCGCCGATCGTATTCAGGCCGACAATGTCGACATCCTGATCGATGTTTCGGGACACACGACCGGTAACAGGCTGCAATGCTTCGCACGGAAGCCGGCTCCGATCCAGGCCACGGGCTTCGGTCACGCGACGGGCACGGGCATGCCGACGATGGACTATGTGCTCGCGGATCCCATCTTCATTCCGCCATCGGCCCGGCACTTGTTTCCCGAGAAGATCCACGATCTGCCGTGCCTGATCACGATGGAGCCGGTCACCAACCTGCAGCCCTCCGAGCTGCCCATGCTGCGCAACGGCTACGTCACCTTCGGCGTGTTCAACCGCATCTACAAGATCTCGGATGATGCGATCCGTGTCTGGTCGCGCATCATGCGGGAGGTGCCGGGATCGAAGATCATCCTCAAGCATGGTCTGCTCGATGATCCGCTGCTGCGCGACAGCCTGGTCGCACGCTTCATCGCGCAGGGCATTGCCGAGGAGAGCATCACGTGCCTCGGCACCACCTCACGCGACGACCACCTGATGGCTTTCGACAAGATCGACATTTCCCTCGACACCTTCCCGCAGAATGGCGGCATCAGCACCTGGGAATCCCTCTACAAGGGCGTTCCCGTGGTCGCCAAGCTCGGCATCGGCGCGTCCTCGCGTGCCGGCGCCTCAATCGTGGCGGCCGTGGGCCTCGGTGACTGGGTCGCCGAGGATGACGACGGCTATGTCGAGATCGCCCGCAGGTTTGCCTCGCAGCCCGAACATCTGGCGAAATTGCGTGCGGGCCTGCCGGCCCAGATCGCAGCCTCGCCCGCCGGCAATGTCGAGATCTACACGCGCGAGCTCGAAGCGGGCTACCGCAAGTTCTGGCGCGACTATTGCGCCGCGGCCTCCGAAAGCGGCGACGCTGCATAG
- a CDS encoding tetratricopeptide repeat protein, with the protein MQSSVGARAYQNTRLAKKLRKQADAVMSLAVEALGQGRFTEAETLCREIVKEVPDHFHATHLLGLRAYEGGRLEEARRLLERAVELDPRSPDAHGNLGAVYFALDKFEGARACQEKAIALKPNCPITLTNLGNTLLNLGLGEQAIGLHERAVRLRPDYADAFCNRGMAELMIGRFARAKESFDRALVFQPRHAEALAGKGMVCIELRHYAEAEAALAAGLAIKPGSPRILAQRGRLNFDLYRLEQAAVDFDAALVQSPRLELALRGKAQVNLLLGNTTQAIAAVKTLLEDNPRSDYAIVLLGACHANRGDVATALEHLDAALEISPDYADAIARKIFILDYLSEADFTVQQAVRKSWWDAIGARLPQRTLQPPQLDPDRRIVVGYVASEFRNHSAAFALLPVLRHHDHTRFEIVCYSCWPLQDEITERFRLLADVWVDAAQLSDEELADRIQADQIDILIDVSGHTAGNRLGVFARKPAPIQVTGFGHATGTGLQTMDYVLADPTFIPQSARHLLAEKVHDLPCLITIDPILDVPPSDLPMLRNGHVTFGVFNRIYKISDEAIRVWSKVMREVTGSKIVIKHGLLDDPLLRDGLIARFVAHGIAEENITCLGSTTRHEHLLAFAKVDISLDTFPQNGGISTWESLYAGVPVVAKLGKGASARAGGSIVAAVGLDDWVAEDDDGYAAIACKYAAQPAHLARLRADLPRRIAASPAGNVEFYTREVEAAYRGFWRDHCAGASKRGETA; encoded by the coding sequence TTGCAGAGCAGTGTCGGCGCGCGCGCCTACCAGAATACGCGATTGGCAAAGAAGTTGAGGAAGCAGGCGGACGCCGTCATGTCCTTGGCGGTGGAGGCGCTCGGGCAGGGCAGATTTACGGAAGCCGAGACGCTCTGCCGCGAGATCGTGAAAGAGGTTCCGGACCACTTCCACGCCACGCACCTGCTCGGCCTGCGCGCCTATGAGGGCGGGCGGCTCGAGGAGGCGCGGCGGCTGCTTGAACGCGCGGTCGAGCTCGATCCGCGCTCGCCTGATGCCCATGGCAATCTCGGGGCCGTGTATTTCGCGCTCGATAAGTTCGAAGGCGCCCGCGCCTGCCAGGAGAAAGCCATTGCACTGAAGCCGAATTGTCCGATCACCCTGACCAATCTCGGCAATACGCTGCTGAACCTCGGCCTCGGCGAACAGGCGATCGGATTGCACGAACGAGCGGTCAGGCTGCGACCGGACTATGCCGATGCATTCTGCAACCGTGGCATGGCAGAGCTGATGATCGGCCGCTTCGCGCGCGCCAAGGAGAGCTTCGACCGCGCCCTCGTGTTTCAGCCGCGGCATGCGGAAGCGCTCGCCGGCAAGGGCATGGTGTGCATCGAGCTTCGGCACTACGCGGAGGCGGAAGCCGCCCTCGCGGCAGGGCTGGCGATCAAGCCGGGTTCACCTCGGATTCTGGCGCAGCGCGGACGGCTGAACTTCGATCTGTACCGGCTGGAGCAGGCGGCGGTCGACTTCGATGCAGCGCTGGTGCAATCGCCGCGGCTCGAGCTTGCGCTGCGCGGGAAGGCGCAAGTCAACCTTCTGCTGGGGAACACGACGCAGGCGATTGCGGCCGTCAAGACCCTGCTCGAAGACAATCCGCGATCCGATTACGCAATCGTGCTTCTCGGCGCCTGCCATGCGAACCGGGGCGACGTCGCGACGGCGCTCGAGCATCTCGACGCGGCGCTCGAGATCTCGCCGGATTATGCGGATGCCATCGCGCGCAAGATCTTCATCCTGGATTATCTGTCGGAAGCCGATTTCACGGTCCAGCAAGCGGTGCGGAAATCCTGGTGGGACGCGATCGGTGCCCGGCTGCCGCAAAGGACACTGCAGCCCCCTCAGCTCGATCCGGACCGGCGGATCGTCGTCGGCTATGTCGCGTCGGAGTTCAGGAACCACTCGGCAGCGTTCGCCCTATTGCCGGTGCTGCGCCATCATGATCACACGAGGTTCGAGATCGTCTGCTATTCCTGTTGGCCGTTACAGGACGAGATCACCGAGAGGTTCAGGTTGCTCGCAGACGTCTGGGTCGACGCCGCGCAGCTTTCGGACGAGGAACTGGCCGATCGCATCCAGGCCGACCAGATCGACATTCTGATCGACGTGTCCGGACACACGGCCGGCAACAGGCTCGGCGTCTTTGCCCGCAAGCCTGCACCGATCCAGGTGACGGGTTTCGGCCACGCCACAGGCACGGGCCTTCAGACCATGGACTACGTACTCGCGGATCCCACCTTCATTCCGCAATCGGCCCGGCATCTGCTGGCCGAAAAAGTCCACGATCTGCCGTGCCTTATCACGATTGATCCAATCCTGGATGTGCCGCCTTCGGATCTTCCCATGCTCCGCAACGGCCATGTGACCTTCGGCGTGTTCAATCGCATCTACAAGATCTCGGATGAGGCGATCCGGGTGTGGTCGAAAGTGATGCGCGAGGTGACGGGTTCGAAGATCGTCATCAAGCACGGGCTGCTCGATGATCCGCTGTTGCGCGACGGCCTGATCGCGCGGTTCGTGGCCCACGGCATAGCCGAAGAGAATATCACTTGCCTCGGCTCGACCACGCGCCACGAGCATCTGCTGGCCTTTGCGAAGGTCGACATCTCCCTCGACACGTTCCCGCAAAATGGCGGCATCAGCACCTGGGAATCCCTCTATGCGGGCGTTCCCGTCGTCGCCAAGCTCGGCAAGGGCGCTTCGGCGCGGGCCGGCGGCTCCATCGTGGCGGCCGTCGGCCTCGATGATTGGGTCGCCGAGGATGACGACGGCTATGCCGCGATCGCATGCAAATACGCGGCGCAGCCCGCTCACCTGGCGAGGTTGCGCGCTGATCTTCCGAGGCGGATCGCAGCCTCGCCCGCCGGCAACGTCGAGTTCTACACGCGAGAGGTCGAAGCGGCCTACCGCGGGTTCTGGCGCGATCATTGTGCCGGCGCCTCGAAACGCGGCGAGACGGCATAG
- a CDS encoding amino acid ABC transporter ATP-binding protein yields MSDPIVKISGLNKWYGDFHVLRDVDLDVRKGERIVICGPSGSGKSTLIRCINALEEFQEGEIVVDGIELGPNLKHVDAVRREVGMVFQSFNLFPHLTVLDNCTLAPIWVRNIPKKDAEATAMKFLERVKIPHQANKFPGQMSGGQQQRVAIARALTMNPKVMLFDEPTSALDPEMVKEVLDTMVDLAGEGMTMLVVTHEMGFAREVANRVVFMDAGQIIEANTPNEFFAAPQHARTKLFLSQILR; encoded by the coding sequence ATGTCAGACCCCATCGTCAAGATTTCCGGCCTCAACAAATGGTACGGCGACTTTCACGTGCTGCGAGACGTCGACCTCGATGTCCGCAAGGGCGAGCGCATCGTGATCTGCGGGCCCTCGGGCTCCGGCAAGTCGACGCTGATCCGCTGCATCAACGCGCTCGAGGAATTCCAGGAGGGCGAGATCGTCGTCGACGGCATCGAGCTCGGGCCCAACCTCAAGCACGTCGACGCCGTGCGCCGCGAAGTCGGCATGGTGTTCCAGAGCTTCAATCTGTTCCCACACCTCACGGTCCTCGACAATTGCACGTTGGCACCGATCTGGGTGCGCAACATCCCGAAGAAGGACGCCGAGGCGACCGCCATGAAGTTCCTGGAGCGGGTCAAGATCCCGCATCAGGCCAACAAGTTTCCGGGACAGATGTCCGGCGGCCAGCAGCAGCGCGTCGCCATCGCCCGCGCCCTGACGATGAATCCGAAGGTCATGCTGTTCGACGAGCCGACCTCGGCGCTCGACCCTGAAATGGTCAAGGAGGTGCTGGACACCATGGTGGACCTCGCCGGGGAGGGCATGACCATGCTGGTCGTCACCCACGAGATGGGTTTTGCCCGCGAGGTCGCCAACCGCGTGGTGTTCATGGATGCCGGCCAGATCATCGAGGCCAACACGCCCAACGAGTTCTTTGCGGCGCCTCAGCACGCCCGCACGAAACTGTTCCTGAGCCAGATTCTGCGGTGA
- a CDS encoding amino acid ABC transporter permease, whose translation MSDIASSSFVRQDLLTERPAPVKTTGFVGLMRTRLFNSPTNILLTIVGALLLCFTIVPSVKFLMVDAVWSGKDRAACLTENAGFAVGACWPYIQAKLPQLIYGFYPEAERWRVNLTFVLAVILLVPLLVPRLPAKGLNASLFFLAFPVVAFFLLHGGGIKGFGLSWTADVLQLFDESIVNAGQALLNLSKTSAVAPLLWVVGQLVVLVGTVISWLIFPLTWLRDEIQGTGQSVWTDFVVTSLVVSLIAFVLGGGLRTGWNALGSSIATFIAIAAVIKLMGLDHGGLPVVATNLWGGLLVTLVVSVTGIVTSLPIGIALALGRRSTIPLIRIFSIAFIEFWRGVPLITVLFFATYMLPLFLPGNFTVDGLVRALIGIALFTGAYQAENVRGGLAAIPRGQGEAAAALGLSWWKTTSLIVLPQALRHVIPNLVNSFISLFKDTSLVSIVALFDLLGSLRASFSDPKWSTPSTAFTGFAFAGIIYFIFCFGMSRYSLFVEHRLNAHRRN comes from the coding sequence ATGAGCGATATCGCCTCCAGCAGCTTCGTCCGTCAGGACCTGCTCACCGAGCGTCCTGCGCCGGTGAAGACCACGGGCTTCGTCGGGTTGATGCGGACGCGCCTGTTCAACTCGCCGACCAACATCCTGCTCACCATCGTGGGCGCGCTGCTGCTGTGCTTCACCATCGTTCCCTCGGTCAAGTTCCTGATGGTCGATGCGGTGTGGAGCGGCAAGGATCGCGCGGCCTGCCTCACGGAGAACGCCGGCTTTGCGGTCGGCGCATGCTGGCCCTACATCCAGGCCAAGCTGCCGCAATTGATCTACGGCTTCTATCCCGAGGCCGAGCGCTGGCGGGTGAACCTCACATTCGTGCTTGCGGTGATCCTGCTGGTGCCGCTGCTCGTGCCGCGTCTGCCGGCAAAGGGGCTCAACGCCAGCCTGTTCTTCCTCGCCTTTCCGGTGGTCGCGTTCTTCCTGCTGCACGGCGGCGGCATCAAGGGCTTTGGCCTCAGCTGGACGGCTGACGTGCTGCAGCTATTCGACGAGAGCATCGTCAATGCCGGCCAGGCCCTGCTCAATCTCAGCAAGACGTCCGCCGTCGCCCCGCTGCTGTGGGTCGTCGGCCAACTCGTCGTGCTGGTCGGCACGGTGATTTCCTGGCTGATCTTTCCGCTGACCTGGCTGCGCGACGAGATCCAGGGCACGGGCCAGTCAGTCTGGACCGATTTCGTCGTCACGTCCCTGGTCGTGTCGCTGATCGCGTTTGTCCTCGGCGGCGGCCTGCGGACGGGATGGAACGCGCTCGGATCGAGCATCGCCACCTTCATCGCCATCGCCGCCGTCATCAAGCTGATGGGGCTCGACCACGGCGGATTGCCGGTCGTGGCGACAAATCTGTGGGGCGGCCTGCTGGTGACGCTGGTGGTCTCCGTCACCGGCATCGTCACCTCGCTGCCGATCGGCATCGCGCTGGCGCTCGGCCGGCGTTCCACGATTCCGCTGATCCGGATCTTCTCGATCGCCTTCATCGAGTTCTGGCGCGGCGTGCCGCTGATCACCGTGCTGTTCTTCGCCACCTACATGCTGCCGCTGTTCCTGCCGGGCAACTTCACCGTCGACGGCCTCGTCCGCGCGCTGATCGGCATCGCGCTGTTCACGGGCGCCTACCAGGCCGAGAACGTCCGCGGCGGGCTCGCTGCGATCCCGCGCGGGCAGGGCGAGGCCGCGGCGGCCCTGGGACTGTCCTGGTGGAAGACGACCTCGCTGATCGTACTGCCGCAGGCGCTGCGTCACGTCATTCCGAACCTCGTCAACAGCTTCATCTCCCTGTTCAAGGACACCTCGCTGGTCTCGATCGTCGCGCTGTTCGACCTCTTGGGCTCGCTTCGCGCCTCGTTCTCGGATCCGAAATGGTCGACGCCCTCGACCGCGTTCACGGGCTTTGCCTTCGCCGGGATCATCTACTTCATCTTCTGCTTTGGAATGTCGCGCTACTCGCTGTTCGTCGAGCATCGCCTCAACGCTCACCGTCGCAACTGA